One Methylomarinovum tepidoasis DNA window includes the following coding sequences:
- a CDS encoding type II toxin-antitoxin system HicA family toxin, producing the protein MAARNKLLNKLHNANKTFPWNDLVTLLNHLDYEKQEMAGSRVRFYNPKTKHMIRLHRPHPENAIKGGALRDIKNTLRAEGYL; encoded by the coding sequence ATGGCCGCCCGGAACAAGCTGCTGAACAAACTGCACAATGCCAACAAGACGTTTCCCTGGAACGACCTGGTGACGCTGTTGAACCATTTGGATTACGAGAAGCAGGAAATGGCAGGTTCCCGGGTGCGGTTTTACAACCCCAAGACGAAGCACATGATCCGCTTGCACCGCCCGCATCCCGAAAACGCCATCAAGGGCGGCGCCTTGCGGGACATCAAAAACACCCTGAGAGCGGAGGGCTACCTGTGA
- a CDS encoding AbrB/MazE/SpoVT family DNA-binding domain-containing protein yields the protein MEKTLKSPEIYPLPLDAQGRLLIPKRLRRAMGLKPGDVVVAWVEDGRLVLKPRRDLEQELWAMFEDVEEDLAETLIAERREEAAREN from the coding sequence ATGGAGAAAACATTAAAATCACCAGAAATCTATCCTCTTCCTCTCGATGCCCAGGGGCGCCTGCTCATCCCCAAACGGCTACGCCGGGCCATGGGGCTTAAGCCGGGCGATGTCGTGGTGGCTTGGGTCGAGGATGGCCGCCTGGTGCTCAAACCCCGTCGGGACCTTGAGCAGGAGCTGTGGGCCATGTTTGAGGATGTGGAGGAAGATCTGGCCGAGACGCTGATCGCTGAACGACGGGAAGAAGCCGCCCGTGAAAACTGA
- a CDS encoding antitoxin MazE-like protein produces the protein MRVPDTGNPRFREECRRQSRMLRDDDQEQELLDWIGNVADRTGWE, from the coding sequence ATCCGGGTTCCGGATACCGGGAATCCGAGGTTCCGGGAAGAATGCCGCCGGCAATCGAGAATGCTCAGAGACGACGATCAGGAACAGGAGCTTCTCGACTGGATTGGGAATGTGGCTGACAGGACGGGCTGGGAGTGA
- a CDS encoding type II toxin-antitoxin system VapC family toxin, with product MKTELSVVLDASAVLAYLQRETGFEKVSAALAEGAAISSVNLAEVLSKAAAKGKDAHAIASRLQALGLEVVAFSEEDAHGVAKLYPLTRSKGLSLGDRACLALGSRLHLGVLTADRSWTLLDLGIRIDLLR from the coding sequence GTGAAAACTGAGCTCAGTGTCGTTCTGGACGCCTCGGCAGTACTTGCCTATCTGCAACGCGAAACCGGCTTTGAAAAGGTCAGCGCCGCCCTGGCTGAAGGCGCCGCCATCAGTTCGGTCAACCTGGCCGAGGTGCTTTCGAAAGCGGCAGCAAAAGGCAAGGATGCCCACGCCATCGCCTCGAGATTGCAGGCTTTGGGACTGGAGGTGGTGGCGTTTTCCGAGGAGGATGCGCATGGCGTGGCGAAGCTGTATCCCCTCACCCGCTCCAAAGGGCTTTCCCTGGGGGACCGCGCTTGCCTGGCCCTGGGAAGTCGTCTGCATCTCGGTGTGTTGACCGCCGACCGTAGCTGGACCTTGCTCGACCTGGGAATTCGGATCGATCTCTTGCGCTGA
- a CDS encoding IS481 family transposase — protein sequence MVIRLHKKARTTPEIRREIQNSKLPATVLARKYGVHRHTIRKWRQRDSVEDASHRPHRIHATLTPQQEAIVVCLRETLLLPLDDLLAVVHRFIYPEMSRSALDRLLRRHGVSNLKELIAAKEGENAPSKGKKKGFKDYEPGFVHIDIKYLPKMPDESRGRYLFVAIDRATRWVYLEIHPTKEARVAAAFLERLIAKAPFTITKVLTDNGKEFTDRFCATGEREPTGRHLFDQGCQRHGIEHRLIPPKHPQTNGMVERFNGRIAEILKTTRFQSSQDLDRALMQYASVYNHQIPQKALGHISPVQALKDWQKKRPELFKKRVYNLTGLDI from the coding sequence ATGGTCATCCGTCTCCACAAGAAAGCCCGCACCACGCCCGAGATCCGCCGGGAGATCCAGAACTCCAAGCTGCCGGCCACGGTTCTGGCCAGGAAATACGGGGTTCATCGTCATACCATCCGCAAGTGGCGCCAGCGCGATTCGGTCGAGGACGCCTCGCACCGGCCCCATCGCATCCATGCCACCCTGACCCCGCAGCAGGAAGCGATCGTCGTCTGTCTGCGCGAAACCCTGCTGTTGCCCCTGGATGACCTGCTGGCGGTCGTTCATCGCTTCATCTATCCCGAGATGTCCCGCTCGGCTCTGGACCGGCTGCTGCGCCGCCATGGGGTTTCCAACCTCAAAGAACTGATCGCCGCCAAGGAAGGAGAGAACGCCCCTTCCAAGGGCAAGAAGAAGGGCTTCAAGGACTACGAGCCCGGGTTTGTCCACATCGACATCAAGTACCTGCCTAAGATGCCCGACGAGAGCCGGGGCCGTTACCTCTTCGTCGCCATCGATCGGGCCACCCGCTGGGTCTACCTGGAAATCCATCCCACCAAGGAAGCCAGGGTCGCCGCCGCCTTCCTCGAGCGCCTGATCGCCAAGGCCCCCTTCACAATCACCAAGGTCCTGACCGACAACGGCAAAGAGTTCACCGACCGCTTCTGCGCCACCGGGGAGCGCGAACCGACCGGCCGTCACCTTTTCGACCAGGGCTGCCAACGCCATGGCATCGAGCACCGCCTCATCCCGCCCAAACACCCCCAGACCAACGGCATGGTAGAACGCTTCAACGGTCGGATCGCCGAAATCCTCAAAACCACTCGCTTCCAAAGCAGCCAGGATCTGGATCGGGCCCTGATGCAGTATGCCAGCGTCTACAACCATCAGATCCCCCAGAAGGCCCTGGGACACATCTCACCAGTACAGGCCCTCAAAGACTGGCAGAAGAAGCGGCCGGAGCTCTTCAAAAAACGTGTATATAATCTCACGGGGCTTGACATCTAA
- a CDS encoding type II toxin-antitoxin system death-on-curing family toxin, with translation MTPKWLLPEAVLAIHQMLLAEHGGASGVRDPGLLESALNRPRHRFEYGQTVSLFDLAAAYGYGIARNHPFVDGNKRTALAVSAVFLEINGRMLEAPEAETVVVIESLAGGDMTEAEYSRWLQKWSHAKSGL, from the coding sequence ATGACGCCGAAGTGGTTGCTGCCCGAGGCGGTGCTTGCCATTCACCAGATGCTGCTTGCCGAACACGGCGGCGCGTCGGGCGTTCGAGATCCAGGGCTGCTCGAATCGGCGCTGAACCGTCCAAGACACCGCTTCGAGTACGGGCAGACGGTTTCGCTGTTCGATCTGGCGGCGGCCTATGGTTACGGGATCGCCCGCAACCACCCTTTCGTGGACGGCAACAAGCGGACGGCGCTCGCCGTCTCGGCGGTGTTTCTGGAGATCAACGGCCGGATGCTCGAGGCGCCCGAGGCGGAGACGGTCGTCGTGATCGAATCTCTGGCCGGCGGCGATATGACCGAAGCGGAGTATTCCCGCTGGTTGCAAAAGTGGTCGCACGCAAAGTCCGGGCTGTGA
- a CDS encoding AbrB/MazE/SpoVT family DNA-binding domain-containing protein: MLKVKVTTVGNSVGIVLPKEALAKLKVGKGDVLYLVEGPEGLTLTPYREDFEQQLDAARKVMRRYRHALRALAK; the protein is encoded by the coding sequence ATGTTGAAAGTCAAAGTTACCACCGTCGGCAACTCGGTGGGTATCGTTTTGCCCAAGGAAGCACTGGCCAAACTGAAGGTGGGCAAGGGCGATGTACTCTATCTGGTCGAAGGCCCCGAAGGGTTGACATTGACGCCGTACCGGGAGGATTTCGAGCAGCAGCTCGATGCCGCCAGGAAAGTGATGCGCCGTTACCGTCACGCCCTGCGCGCGCTGGCCAAATGA
- a CDS encoding type II toxin-antitoxin system HicB family antitoxin has protein sequence MTTYLTHKGYLGSIEPDLETGRLYGKLLFIRDLVTYEAETLEDLKKEFIASVEAYLEDCKALGKEPDRPCKGTFNVRIPPELHRKVVLAAKGKSLNQFVREALEEKLSHAE, from the coding sequence GTGACGACTTACCTCACCCACAAGGGTTACCTTGGCTCCATCGAGCCGGATCTGGAAACCGGTCGGCTGTACGGCAAGCTGCTGTTCATCCGTGATCTTGTCACCTACGAGGCGGAAACCCTGGAGGACCTGAAAAAAGAGTTCATCGCTTCGGTCGAAGCCTATCTGGAGGATTGCAAGGCGCTCGGCAAAGAGCCGGACAGGCCCTGCAAAGGCACCTTCAACGTCCGCATCCCGCCGGAACTGCACCGGAAGGTTGTCCTGGCAGCCAAAGGCAAAAGCCTCAACCAATTCGTGCGTGAAGCGCTGGAGGAAAAACTGTCCCATGCGGAGTAA
- a CDS encoding tyrosine-type recombinase/integrase codes for MATEHSTGIAPPDKGTLTKRVVESIAPPSTGRRFVYDAKVPGLRVQVTAAGTKSFQLYRWHQGKPVKVTLGRFPAMTVEQARQAARKLLGEMAEGKNPQTEKRRRQAEAVTLAHAVDDYLAIRDLKPGTVADVRKMMAWGLADWLDKRLTAIHQDMVERRYQSLCEKSPACANRTMRYLRAVLNFAMARYSAPDGSPILPANPVQRLTLTRAWKRVDRRRTLIRPHELPAWWQALDQINLLHADFFRLVLLTGLRKSEALGLTWADVDLNARLLTVTDTKARRPHALPLTDYLAGMLERCRRLAVADHVFADHHGRVVSNFRYSQAKVEAVSGVKFCIHDLRRTFVTIAESLDIPAYALKRLLNHATGSDVTASYIVIDTERLRDPMQQVTDYVLKTVGEKESAAVMPLRQKEV; via the coding sequence ATGGCTACCGAACATAGCACCGGCATAGCCCCACCCGACAAAGGGACCCTCACCAAGCGGGTGGTGGAATCCATAGCACCGCCTAGCACCGGCCGCCGATTCGTCTATGACGCCAAGGTGCCCGGCCTGCGGGTGCAGGTCACCGCCGCCGGCACCAAGTCCTTCCAGTTGTACCGCTGGCACCAGGGCAAGCCCGTCAAGGTGACCCTTGGCCGCTTCCCGGCCATGACTGTTGAGCAGGCCCGCCAGGCCGCAAGGAAGCTGCTGGGGGAGATGGCCGAGGGCAAGAATCCGCAGACCGAGAAACGCCGCCGCCAGGCCGAGGCCGTCACCCTGGCCCATGCGGTGGACGACTATCTGGCCATCCGCGACCTGAAGCCTGGCACTGTGGCCGACGTGCGCAAGATGATGGCCTGGGGGCTGGCCGATTGGCTGGACAAGCGCCTGACCGCCATACACCAGGACATGGTGGAGCGCCGCTATCAGTCCCTGTGCGAGAAGTCGCCGGCCTGCGCCAACCGGACCATGCGCTACCTGCGGGCGGTGCTGAACTTCGCCATGGCCCGCTACAGCGCGCCCGACGGATCGCCCATCCTGCCGGCCAATCCGGTGCAGCGCCTGACCCTCACCCGCGCCTGGAAGCGGGTGGACCGCCGCCGCACCCTGATCCGTCCGCACGAGCTGCCCGCCTGGTGGCAGGCCCTGGACCAGATCAATCTGCTGCACGCCGACTTCTTCCGCCTGGTGCTGCTCACCGGCCTGAGAAAGTCCGAGGCCCTGGGGCTGACCTGGGCCGACGTGGACCTGAATGCCCGCCTGCTCACCGTCACCGACACCAAAGCCAGACGGCCGCACGCCCTGCCATTGACCGACTACCTGGCCGGGATGCTGGAACGGTGCCGCCGCCTGGCGGTGGCCGATCACGTCTTCGCCGACCACCACGGGCGGGTGGTTTCCAACTTCCGCTATTCCCAGGCCAAGGTGGAGGCCGTCAGCGGGGTGAAGTTCTGCATCCACGACCTGCGCCGCACCTTCGTCACCATTGCCGAAAGCCTGGACATTCCGGCCTACGCCCTCAAGCGCCTGCTCAACCATGCCACCGGCAGCGATGTGACCGCCAGCTAC
- a CDS encoding IS3 family transposase (programmed frameshift): protein MGKTRKPYPPEFRRQMVELVRAGRTPESLAREFEPTAESIRNWVKQADRDEGRCEDGLTSPEREELRRLRHEVRQLKIEREILGKSRGLVRSGDRLGAPEIFEFVKVNRADYPVATMCRLLGVSTSGFYAWLKRPESARARRDAELADKVEAIHKRSRGTYGAPRIHAELRAEGERIGRKRVARLMKAKGLEGASRRRGWCTTSRDEAARPAPDLVERQFTAEAPDRLWVADITYVPTWEGFLYLAVVLDVFSRRIVGWAMAAHLRTELVLSALNMALWQRQPEEVVHHSDQGCQYTSLAFSRRCEEAGVRPSMGSVGDCFDNAMAESFFATLECELLDRSTFHTRAEAERAIFEFIEGWYNPHRRHSALGYLSPINFERQHTQRKGGIQTQNVELSTEAG from the exons ATGGGAAAGACGAGAAAACCGTATCCGCCGGAGTTCCGGCGACAGATGGTCGAGTTGGTTCGGGCTGGACGGACGCCGGAGTCGCTGGCTCGGGAGTTCGAGCCGACGGCGGAGAGCATCCGCAACTGGGTCAAGCAGGCCGACCGTGACGAGGGACGTTGTGAGGATGGCCTGACAAGCCCGGAGAGAGAGGAGTTGCGCCGCCTGCGGCATGAGGTCCGCCAGCTGAAGATCGAACGGGAGATCCTGG GCAAAAGCCGCGGCCTGGTTCGCTCGGGAGACCGACTCGGTGCCCCCGAAATCTTCGAGTTCGTGAAGGTGAATCGGGCCGATTATCCTGTTGCCACGATGTGCCGGCTGCTCGGTGTCTCCACGAGCGGGTTTTATGCGTGGCTGAAGCGTCCTGAGTCGGCCAGGGCGCGGCGGGATGCCGAGCTGGCTGACAAGGTCGAGGCGATTCACAAGCGCTCTCGCGGGACCTACGGCGCCCCTCGCATCCATGCCGAATTGCGTGCTGAGGGCGAGCGGATCGGCCGCAAGCGGGTGGCACGGCTGATGAAGGCCAAGGGGCTGGAGGGCGCCAGCCGCCGCAGGGGTTGGTGCACGACATCGCGCGACGAAGCTGCCCGGCCGGCGCCGGACCTGGTGGAGCGGCAATTTACCGCCGAGGCCCCGGACCGGCTGTGGGTGGCGGATATTACCTACGTGCCGACCTGGGAGGGGTTCCTGTACCTGGCGGTAGTGTTGGATGTGTTCAGCCGGCGTATCGTGGGCTGGGCCATGGCGGCGCACCTGCGGACCGAACTGGTGCTCTCGGCGCTCAACATGGCGCTGTGGCAACGCCAGCCCGAGGAAGTCGTTCATCACTCGGACCAGGGGTGCCAGTACACGTCGCTGGCCTTCAGCCGACGCTGTGAGGAAGCCGGTGTACGGCCGTCGATGGGCAGCGTCGGAGACTGCTTCGACAATGCCATGGCGGAGAGCTTTTTCGCCACGCTGGAATGTGAGTTGCTGGACCGGAGCACATTCCACACACGTGCCGAGGCGGAGCGTGCCATCTTCGAGTTCATCGAGGGTTGGTACAATCCGCATCGTCGGCATTCAGCGCTGGGCTATCTGTCGCCGATCAACTTCGAGCGTCAGCATACCCAGCGCAAGGGCGGGATTCAGACCCAAAATGTGGAACTGTCCACTGAAGCGGGGTAA